Proteins co-encoded in one Kutzneria chonburiensis genomic window:
- a CDS encoding carboxylesterase/lipase family protein produces the protein MAIVATRNGRVRGVDLGGAVAWRGIPYAQPPTGSLRHRPPLPAAPWFGVRDATTFGARAMQPVLPPETVPGPRPSAVDDPRRMSEDCLYVNVCAPSRPSTAPRPVFVWIHGGGYLTGAGPDGIGDGEMFVRNHDVVVVTFNYRLGAFGFLDDTNCGVLDQIAALRWVRDNIVAFGGDPRQVTVGGVSAGAKSVATLLAVPAAAGLFQRAISQSGGGDHVTTVDVARATVDRLGISRRLIPVVPAGELLAAQQAVSPPFYGVWTWRPVVDGALLSDLPVRRVAAGSATKVALLASSATNESGAFVGLDPRAASHAPRVLTQAFGEARAKEILAVYGNDLAAVMTDERYGIPTLRLVDAQSSFAPTWRYLFDGTLPGAIPAAHGTDVAFAWGIGDFGDPAANELSRAMHTAWGSFVRDGKVPWTPYSTATRPTMIMATPPRLEDDPGSTRRQAWGDLTWPSGTWF, from the coding sequence CGGTGGGGCGGTGGCGTGGCGCGGCATCCCGTACGCGCAGCCGCCGACGGGGTCGCTCCGGCACCGGCCGCCGCTGCCGGCGGCGCCGTGGTTCGGCGTGCGGGACGCGACGACGTTCGGCGCCCGGGCCATGCAGCCCGTGCTGCCGCCCGAGACCGTTCCCGGGCCGCGACCGTCCGCTGTGGACGATCCACGGCGGATGAGCGAGGATTGCCTGTACGTCAACGTATGCGCGCCTTCTCGCCCTTCGACGGCGCCGCGGCCGGTGTTCGTGTGGATCCACGGCGGCGGGTACCTGACCGGCGCCGGGCCGGACGGCATCGGCGATGGCGAGATGTTCGTGCGCAACCACGATGTTGTCGTCGTCACCTTCAACTATCGGTTGGGGGCCTTCGGTTTTCTCGACGACACCAACTGCGGGGTGCTGGACCAGATCGCCGCGCTGCGGTGGGTGCGGGACAACATCGTGGCCTTCGGTGGGGATCCGCGGCAGGTGACCGTCGGCGGCGTGTCGGCCGGGGCCAAGAGCGTCGCGACGTTGTTGGCCGTGCCGGCGGCGGCCGGGCTGTTCCAGCGGGCCATCTCGCAGAGCGGCGGCGGTGATCACGTCACGACCGTTGACGTCGCGCGGGCCACCGTCGACCGGTTGGGCATCTCCCGTCGGCTGATTCCCGTTGTGCCGGCAGGGGAGTTGCTCGCCGCGCAGCAAGCCGTGTCGCCGCCTTTCTACGGCGTGTGGACGTGGCGGCCGGTCGTCGACGGCGCTCTGCTGTCCGACCTCCCCGTACGGCGGGTCGCCGCCGGCTCCGCCACGAAAGTCGCTTTGCTTGCATCCAGCGCCACGAACGAGTCCGGTGCCTTCGTCGGCTTGGATCCCCGAGCCGCCTCCCACGCGCCCCGCGTGCTCACCCAAGCTTTCGGCGAGGCCCGCGCCAAGGAGATCTTGGCTGTGTACGGCAATGATCTCGCCGCCGTCATGACCGACGAGCGCTACGGCATTCCCACCCTCCGCCTCGTCGACGCCCAGTCGTCCTTCGCCCCGACGTGGCGCTACCTCTTCGACGGCACCCTGCCCGGCGCCATTCCCGCCGCCCACGGCACCGACGTCGCTTTCGCTTGGGGCATCGGCGATTTCGGCGACCCCGCCGCCAACGAGCTCTCCCGCGCCATGCACACCGCGTGGGGCTCTTTCGTCCGCGACGGCAAGGTCCCTTGGACGCCGTACTCCACCGCCACCCGCCCCACCATGATCATGGCCACGCCGCCGCGGCTCGAGGACGACCCCGGCTCCACCCGCCGGCAGGCGTGGGGCGATCTCACCTGGCCTTCCGGCACCTGGTTCTAG